One Acidimicrobiia bacterium DNA window includes the following coding sequences:
- a CDS encoding aldehyde dehydrogenase produces the protein MTATSSTATPVRHPDRLYIGGEWVAPSTGSTIDVIDSGTEELYYRVAEAQASDIDRAVTAARAAFDEGTWPSLTHKERADYLRALGAALAPRADALAQLWPRESGTIAKMAKFAAMVMQKDFDAYASLADTFAFEEPATPSQGGFGLIVREPVGTVGAIVPWNSPHALIPHKIGPALLAGCTVVLKMSPEAPGAGYVVAEAAEEIGLPPGVLNVVTADREVSELLVRDPRIDKITFTGSTAAGRKIGAILGERIARMTLELGGKSAAVILDDADIETAAKTLARAECAMTGQVCSSLTRIVVTNKRHDAMVEALAESFGRVRVGDPFDDQTQMGPLAMERQRARVEGYIKKGVDEGATLAAGGKRPAHLERGWFIEPTVFGNVDNSATIAQEEIFGPVLSVIPAADEQDAVRIANDTIYGLNSAVFTPDPERARSVAAKLRAGTVGMNSFRTDFGIAFGGFKQSGIGREGGKEGLVHFLETKTVILDEPPAGYDAND, from the coding sequence ATGACCGCGACGAGCAGCACGGCCACACCGGTTCGCCATCCCGACCGCCTGTACATCGGGGGCGAGTGGGTCGCGCCGTCGACCGGGTCGACCATCGACGTCATCGACTCCGGGACGGAGGAGCTCTACTACCGGGTCGCGGAGGCCCAGGCCTCGGACATCGACCGAGCCGTCACCGCGGCGCGGGCCGCGTTCGACGAAGGGACGTGGCCGTCGCTCACGCACAAGGAGCGTGCGGACTACCTGCGCGCGCTGGGCGCCGCGCTCGCACCGCGCGCGGACGCGCTGGCGCAGCTCTGGCCGCGCGAGTCGGGCACGATCGCCAAGATGGCGAAGTTCGCCGCCATGGTGATGCAGAAGGACTTCGACGCCTACGCGTCGCTCGCCGACACGTTCGCGTTCGAGGAGCCCGCGACACCGTCGCAGGGCGGCTTCGGTCTGATCGTGCGCGAGCCCGTCGGCACGGTCGGGGCGATCGTGCCGTGGAACAGCCCGCACGCGCTGATCCCGCACAAGATCGGGCCCGCGTTGCTCGCCGGCTGCACCGTCGTGCTGAAGATGTCGCCCGAGGCCCCCGGCGCGGGGTACGTCGTCGCGGAGGCAGCCGAGGAGATCGGCCTCCCGCCCGGCGTCCTGAACGTCGTGACCGCCGACCGGGAGGTGTCGGAGCTGTTGGTGCGCGATCCGCGCATCGACAAGATCACGTTCACGGGCTCGACCGCCGCGGGACGGAAGATCGGCGCGATCCTCGGCGAGCGGATCGCGCGGATGACGCTCGAGCTCGGTGGCAAGTCGGCCGCGGTGATCCTCGACGACGCCGACATCGAGACGGCCGCGAAGACGCTCGCCCGGGCCGAGTGCGCGATGACCGGTCAGGTCTGCTCGTCGCTCACGCGCATCGTCGTCACCAACAAGCGTCACGACGCGATGGTCGAGGCGCTCGCGGAGAGCTTCGGGCGCGTGCGTGTCGGTGACCCGTTCGACGATCAGACGCAGATGGGTCCGCTCGCGATGGAGCGCCAACGCGCCCGCGTCGAGGGCTACATCAAGAAGGGCGTCGACGAGGGCGCGACGCTCGCCGCCGGCGGCAAGCGGCCCGCGCATCTCGAGCGCGGGTGGTTCATCGAGCCGACGGTGTTCGGCAACGTCGACAACTCGGCGACGATCGCACAGGAGGAGATCTTCGGGCCCGTCCTGAGCGTCATCCCCGCTGCCGACGAGCAGGACGCCGTGCGGATCGCGAACGACACGATCTACGGGCTCAACTCCGCGGTGTTCACGCCGGACCCCGAGCGGGCGCGCTCGGTCGCCGCCAAGCTGCGCGCCGGGACGGTCGGCATGAATTCGTTCCGCACGGACTTCGGCATCGCGTTCGGCGGGTTCAAGCAGTCCGGCATCGGCCGCGAGGGTGGCAAGGAAGGTCTCGTCCACTTCCTCGAGACCAAGACCGTCATCCTCGACGAGCCGCCGGCCGGGTACGACGCGAACGACTGA
- a CDS encoding amidohydrolase family protein, with amino-acid sequence MHDIVIRGGTIVDGTGAPPRSGDVAVDDGVLTQVGGRVGGAGRREIAADGTVVAPGWVDIHTHYDGQVTWDPELTPSSWHGVTTVVMGNCGVGFAPVRPGDEGFLIELMEGVEDIPGTALHEGIDWQWESFAEYLDALERIPRVLDVAAQVPHAAVRAYTMGERAHEDATADEVLAMAAVVEDALRAGAVGFTTSRTVLHKSRHGLVPGTYAPADELLAVGDAMGRVGWRAFEVVSDHVGTVPEIELLVDLAKRSGGTVTYALAQSPIDPDMHRRALADAARYQAGGVAIVPQVSSRPTGMLFGLQSSLHPFITHPTYRALRDLPLDERVARLRDPDVRARLVSESPATGDRIAAGLMTRFSQIFPLGDPPDYEPAPSTSIAAVAERERRDPQEVALDWLLERDGTALLFAPLVSYGDGNHDAIREMMTHPASVLGLSDGGAHCGLICDASMPTTLLTHWARDRSRGERIALEEAVRLQTSRTAEVYGFRDRGTLAPGLRADLNVIDVDGLTVHEPEMVFDLPAGGRRLVQHVDGYEATICAGQVTFEAGEPTGARPGRLVRAR; translated from the coding sequence ATGCACGACATCGTCATCAGGGGCGGCACGATCGTCGACGGCACGGGCGCGCCACCGCGGAGCGGCGACGTCGCGGTCGACGACGGCGTGCTGACACAGGTCGGCGGCAGGGTCGGCGGCGCGGGCCGCCGCGAGATCGCCGCCGACGGCACGGTCGTCGCTCCCGGTTGGGTCGACATCCACACCCACTACGACGGTCAGGTCACGTGGGACCCGGAGCTGACGCCGTCGAGCTGGCACGGCGTCACGACGGTCGTGATGGGCAACTGCGGCGTCGGGTTCGCGCCGGTGCGGCCGGGCGACGAGGGATTCCTGATCGAGCTGATGGAGGGCGTCGAGGACATCCCGGGCACCGCGCTGCACGAGGGCATCGACTGGCAGTGGGAGAGCTTCGCCGAGTACCTCGATGCGCTCGAGCGCATCCCACGCGTGCTCGACGTCGCCGCGCAGGTCCCGCACGCCGCGGTCCGTGCATACACGATGGGCGAGCGCGCACACGAGGACGCCACGGCCGACGAGGTCCTCGCGATGGCGGCGGTCGTCGAGGACGCGTTGCGCGCCGGCGCGGTCGGGTTCACGACGTCGCGCACGGTGCTGCACAAGTCGCGGCACGGGCTCGTGCCCGGCACGTATGCGCCGGCGGACGAGCTGCTCGCGGTCGGCGACGCGATGGGACGGGTCGGGTGGCGGGCCTTCGAGGTCGTGTCCGACCACGTCGGGACCGTGCCGGAGATCGAGCTGCTCGTCGATCTCGCGAAGCGCAGTGGCGGGACGGTGACCTACGCGCTGGCGCAGTCACCGATCGATCCGGACATGCACCGGCGCGCCCTCGCCGACGCCGCGCGCTACCAGGCGGGCGGCGTCGCGATCGTCCCGCAGGTGTCGTCGCGGCCGACCGGGATGCTGTTCGGGCTGCAGTCGTCGCTGCACCCGTTCATCACGCACCCGACGTACCGTGCGTTGCGGGACCTGCCGCTCGACGAGCGCGTCGCGCGACTGCGTGACCCGGACGTGCGCGCGCGGCTCGTGAGCGAGTCACCCGCGACGGGCGACCGCATCGCGGCCGGGCTGATGACCCGCTTCTCGCAGATCTTCCCGCTCGGCGACCCACCCGACTACGAGCCCGCACCGTCGACGTCGATCGCGGCCGTCGCGGAGCGCGAGCGGCGCGACCCGCAGGAGGTCGCGCTGGACTGGCTGCTCGAGCGCGACGGCACGGCGTTGCTGTTCGCGCCGCTGGTGAGCTACGGCGACGGCAATCACGACGCGATCCGCGAGATGATGACGCACCCGGCGTCGGTGCTCGGCCTGTCTGATGGTGGCGCCCACTGCGGGCTCATCTGCGACGCGTCGATGCCGACGACGCTGCTCACGCACTGGGCACGCGACCGGTCGCGCGGCGAGCGAATCGCGCTCGAGGAAGCGGTCCGGCTGCAGACGTCGCGCACGGCCGAGGTCTACGGCTTCCGTGACCGCGGCACGCTCGCGCCCGGACTGCGCGCCGATCTCAACGTCATCGACGTCGACGGTCTCACGGTGCACGAGCCCGAGATGGTCTTCGACCTGCCCGCCGGTGGGCGCCGGCTCGTGCAGCACGTCGACGGCTACGAGGCGACGATCTGCGCGGGCCAGGTCACGTTCGAGGCGGGCGAGCCGACCGGCGCCCGCCCCGGTCGCCTCGTCCGGGCGCGCTGA
- a CDS encoding cupin domain-containing protein translates to MLVMTPNAFGRRVVTADDGIASDGPPPRTVDVAGGIGVAELLWLEGPPADVADGTDRTGGGFPLEPPPGGASARVIRLPPSGDWLRVEGDDDARPGMHATDTLDFVVVLDGEIVLGTGDGRETTIGAGDFVVQRAAPHRWRVAGDEPCTYFVAMLRPDPSQPSVDMTWSVGEVASARRVVTGDDTAVDEPPSCSLEGGTTRLVDVWHTGGPLSRATQGGDPTGPWALEPPPGGAWFRRVDMEPGPPLEAGWHRTRSIDVDVVLAGRLGLDLAGGDSVELGPGDAVVQRGTDHRWRVIGDEPVQFAAVMLALS, encoded by the coding sequence ATGCTCGTCATGACACCCAATGCGTTCGGGCGACGAGTGGTCACGGCGGACGACGGCATCGCGAGCGACGGTCCCCCGCCCCGGACCGTCGACGTCGCGGGCGGCATCGGGGTCGCGGAGCTCCTCTGGCTCGAGGGGCCGCCTGCCGACGTCGCCGACGGCACGGACCGCACGGGTGGCGGCTTCCCGCTCGAACCACCACCCGGCGGCGCGAGCGCGCGTGTGATCCGGCTCCCGCCGAGCGGTGACTGGCTGCGCGTCGAGGGAGACGACGACGCGCGGCCAGGCATGCACGCGACCGACACACTCGACTTCGTCGTCGTGCTCGACGGCGAGATCGTGCTCGGCACCGGCGACGGGCGGGAGACGACGATCGGTGCGGGCGACTTCGTGGTCCAGCGCGCGGCGCCGCATCGCTGGCGCGTCGCGGGCGACGAACCGTGCACGTACTTCGTCGCGATGCTGCGCCCGGATCCGTCGCAGCCGTCGGTCGACATGACGTGGTCGGTCGGCGAGGTCGCGTCGGCGCGGCGCGTCGTCACCGGCGACGACACCGCCGTCGACGAACCGCCTTCGTGCAGCCTCGAAGGCGGAACCACACGGCTCGTCGACGTCTGGCACACCGGCGGCCCGTTGTCGCGCGCGACGCAAGGCGGGGATCCGACCGGACCGTGGGCACTCGAACCGCCGCCCGGCGGCGCCTGGTTCCGGCGCGTCGACATGGAACCGGGCCCGCCGCTCGAGGCGGGCTGGCACCGGACGCGCAGCATCGACGTCGACGTCGTGCTCGCGGGTCGTCTCGGTCTCGACCTCGCCGGCGGCGACTCGGTCGAGCTCGGTCCCGGCGACGCGGTCGTCCAGCGCGGGACCGACCACCGCTGGCGCGTGATCGGCGACGAGCCGGTGCAGTTCGCGGCCGTGATGCTCGCGCTGTCCTGA